A genomic segment from Bacillus rossius redtenbacheri isolate Brsri chromosome 5, Brsri_v3, whole genome shotgun sequence encodes:
- the LOC134531915 gene encoding tigger transposable element-derived protein 1-like, which yields MNPFNPQKKRGSWTQDGLSKAVDAVRLGNLSVNAASKRYVVPRRTLRRYLSNNQDVKSKLGCKATLKTEEERELSRRIIRLANVGYPLTSKMLKLNVFKYCRENGITHRFTKETAGRYWLNSFLARNPEISKRKAQRLNPARAQKLNKFIVGDHFEKLQNVLAENKFLNFPEKIFNMDEKGCRLQLHKDPEVLAKKGSKRVHIVAKERGESVTVVACGNATGNVIPPMILFPGLRKNPAWEKNLPTGSTTIMTRKGSMTTESFVSFLNHFSRFKPSGPCLLIFDGAKSHLDYSICEVAEQNEIILYCLPSNTTHELQPLDKGCFRSFEIFWDQHTLLYFNMHKEQQDISKLNFADVFTPTWEKSMTQANMKSGFKATGIFPFNPFVIPEEAFAPSIATELPPPNTKMADETVTAYALQEQHNSNDDHSLAGPSGLQTNVSQLGSRHSTSSSSDSDITGDLAQPSSSSDYSDSLHIPESTANLSRRGSIGEMLPTPKKKRKTTRVMKPAINNRGVVLNKSLFEDNKDVKLDSSKNSGNSKKYNTKSVRQITASKKSESWYCAICCNDEVKDMRLCGVCEIYVHEECVGLTKDDKEFFICPKCLL from the coding sequence atgaATCCCTTCAATCCACAAAAGAAGCGGGGTAGTTGGACACAAGATGGACTCAGCAAGGCAGTAGATGCTGTAAGACTTGGCAACCTATCTGTTAATGCAGCAAGTAAAAGGTATGTCGTGCCTAGGCGAACCCTTCGCCGTTATCTTTCCAATAACCAAGATGTTAAATCAAAATTGGGTTGTAAGGCCACACTCAAAACTGAGGAAGAGAGGGAACTTAGCAGGAGAATAATTCGTCTAGCAAATGTTGGTTATCCACTCACATCAAAGATGCTcaagttaaatgtttttaaatactgccgTGAAAATGGGATAACTCACCGGTTCACTAAAgaaactgcaggtcgctactGGTTGAATAGCTTTTTGGCCAGAAATCCTGAAATTAGCAAACGAAAAGCTCAAAGGCTAAATCCTGCCCGAGCTCAAAAGCTTAACAAATTCATAGTTGGAGaccattttgaaaaattacagaatgtcCTTGCTGAGAACAAGTTTTTAAACTtccctgaaaaaatattcaacatggaTGAGAAGGGTTGTAGGTTACAACTGCACAAAGATCCAGAGGTTTTGGCGAAAAAGGGGTCAAAGCGCGTCCACATTGTTGCAAAGGAACGTGGCGAGAGTGTTACTGTTGTAGCCTGTGGTAATGCTACTGGAAATGTCATTCCCCCAATGATCCTATTCCCTGGATTAAGAAAAAATCCagcttgggaaaaaaatttacctacAGGTTCAACAACAATAATGACTCGAAAAGGTAGCATGACAACCGAATCTTTTGTGTCCTTCCTGAATCACTTCTCTAGGTTCAAGCCAAGTGGGCCTTGTCTTCTGATTTTTGATGGGGCTAAGTCACATTTAGACTACAGCATATGTGAAGTTGCAGAacagaatgaaattattttgtactgTCTTCCGTCAAACACGACTCATGAGTTACAGCCTTTAGACAAAGGTTGTTTCCgaagttttgagattttttgggatCAGCACACACTcctttattttaatatgcacaAAGAACAGCAAGACATTTCTAAATTGAACTTTGCTGATGTTTTTACACCAACATGGGAAAAGTCCATGACACAAGCAAACATGAAAAGTGGATTTAAGGCTACTGGCATTTTCCCCTTCAATCCGTTCGTGATTCCAGAAGAGGCCTTTGCACCCAGCATAGCTACTGAGCTTCCACCACCTAACACAAAAATGGCAGACGAAACTGTAACCGCTTATGCGTTGCAGGAACAACATAATTCCAATGACGACCATTCATTGGCAGGTCCGTCTGGTCTACAGACAAATGTTAGCCAGCTTGGTTCTAGACACAGCACCAGTTCATCATCTGATTCAGATATCACAGGAGACTTGGCACAACCTTCAAGTTCTTCAGATTACTCTGATAGTTTGCATATTCCCGAAAGTACTGCAAATCTGTCCAGGCGTGGTTCCATTGGAGAAATGCTACCTACACCAAAGAAAAAACGGAAAACCACACGGGTTATGAAACCTGCTATAAACAACAGGGGTGTTGTACTGAATAAATCTTTATTTGAAGATAACAAGGATGTAAAGTTAGATAGCAGCAAGAACAGTGGAAAcagcaaaaaatataatacaaagtcTGTTCGCCAGATAACTGCTTCAAAGAAGTCTGAGAGTTGGTACTGTGCAATTTGTTGCAATGATGAAGTGAAGGATATGAGACTGTGCGGAGTTTGTGAAATATATGTCCATGAAGAATGTGTTGGCCTCACCAAAGATGACAAAGAGTTTTTTATTTGCCCGAAATGTTTATtatag